The following coding sequences are from one Paenibacillus sp. JDR-2 window:
- the dgoD gene encoding galactonate dehydratase, with amino-acid sequence MKITDMKLYHVKPRWLFLKIETDEGISGWGEPIVEGRALTVATAIEELKRYLIGEDPLRIEHHWQIMYRGTFYRGGPVLVSAISGIEQALWDIKGKFYNMPVYEMLGGRVRDKIRMYSHCGGATPEEFAANAKKRVAAGFQAIKTGVDAPVRNVDSLAFVESQVNKFAAAREAVGSGVDIAIDFHGRVSPAMAIRLAAALEPYYPMFIEEPCLPENVDQLLRVAESTSIPIATGERLFTRWGFREALEKGAVAIVQPDLCHAGGIFEGRKIAAMAETYYASVAPHNPLGPISLASCLQLDACTPNFLIQEHPSMAEKWDLGEGYLSKPFEVIDGHVAIPEGPGLGIEINEEALIERSFGGDWDTPRLAYDDGSFAEW; translated from the coding sequence GATCTCTGGGTGGGGCGAGCCCATCGTAGAGGGCCGCGCTTTGACGGTTGCGACGGCTATCGAAGAGCTGAAGCGTTATCTGATCGGCGAAGATCCGCTGCGCATCGAGCATCACTGGCAAATCATGTACCGCGGCACGTTCTACCGCGGCGGTCCGGTTCTCGTCAGCGCGATAAGCGGCATTGAGCAGGCTCTTTGGGATATAAAGGGCAAGTTCTACAACATGCCTGTTTATGAAATGCTGGGCGGGCGGGTCCGCGACAAGATCCGCATGTACAGCCATTGCGGCGGCGCAACGCCGGAGGAATTTGCCGCGAACGCGAAGAAGCGAGTGGCCGCGGGCTTTCAGGCCATCAAGACCGGCGTGGACGCGCCTGTCCGCAACGTGGACTCGCTTGCTTTCGTCGAGAGCCAAGTGAACAAGTTTGCTGCCGCGCGGGAGGCGGTTGGCAGCGGCGTTGATATCGCCATCGACTTCCACGGGCGCGTCAGCCCGGCAATGGCCATCCGTTTGGCCGCCGCGCTTGAACCGTATTACCCGATGTTTATCGAGGAGCCATGCCTGCCGGAAAACGTGGACCAGCTGCTGCGCGTCGCCGAATCGACAAGTATTCCAATAGCAACCGGCGAGCGCCTGTTTACGCGTTGGGGCTTCCGCGAGGCACTCGAAAAAGGTGCCGTTGCTATCGTGCAGCCTGACTTGTGCCATGCCGGCGGCATCTTCGAAGGCCGCAAAATCGCCGCCATGGCGGAAACCTACTATGCTTCCGTCGCTCCGCATAATCCGCTTGGACCGATCTCGCTCGCGTCCTGCTTGCAGCTTGATGCCTGCACGCCAAACTTCCTCATTCAGGAGCATCCTTCCATGGCGGAGAAGTGGGATCTGGGCGAAGGCTACTTAAGCAAGCCGTTCGAAGTAATCGACGGCCATGTCGCCATCCCGGAAGGACCGGGACTTGGCATTGAAATAAACGAAGAAGCGCTGATCGAACGCAGCTTCGGAGGCGATTGGGATACGCCGCGGCTGGCCTATGACGACGGTTCGTTCGCGGAATGGTAA
- a CDS encoding alpha-glycosidase, translating to MLLEAIYHRPKQNWAYAYNHTTLHIRIRTKKSDARSVELIAGDKYNWAGTFTITDMAVLSSDALFDYWEASITPPFRRLRYAFRLTDGDETVIMTESGFPAELPDNPNTFFDFPYINPVDVFSPPAWVKDAVFYQIFPERFANGDPSLNPETTEAWGGKPTPTNFFGGDLQGVLDHLDYLAELGINAVYFTPLFEATTNHKYDTENYMQVDRHFGTNEKLKELVEECHKRGIRLLLDAVFNHAGRTFPPFADLLKNGEKSVYANWFHVREWPLRIEDGIPTYETFAFEPMMPKLNTENPDVKAYLFNVARYWIEKIGIDGWRLDVANEVDHQFWREFRQAVKSVKPDAYILGEIWHDAMMWLEGDQFDAVMNYPFTNAVLDFFGHQTINGKTFADAIGRQLAAYPQQVTETAFNLLDSHDTPRLLTICGDDADSMKLAALFQLTYPGTPCIYYGDEVGMDGDGDPDCRKCMVWEPEQQDRELLAFYKQALALRSKHAALRSADIRFLQAADGEDGGVIVYERREGDERILVAMNARGREAVAAVPSGGSWVSLLGDEQRLEPAAGKLQLRLPGYGYGIWKQLV from the coding sequence ATGCTGCTGGAAGCGATCTATCACAGGCCGAAGCAAAACTGGGCTTACGCTTATAACCATACCACCCTGCATATCCGGATTCGCACGAAAAAAAGCGATGCCCGGAGCGTGGAGCTCATTGCCGGAGACAAGTACAACTGGGCTGGAACGTTTACGATCACCGACATGGCCGTACTATCCTCGGATGCGCTTTTTGATTACTGGGAAGCTTCCATCACCCCTCCCTTCCGCCGGCTTCGGTATGCGTTCCGCCTGACGGATGGCGATGAAACGGTGATTATGACGGAGAGCGGCTTTCCGGCCGAGCTGCCGGATAATCCAAATACGTTTTTCGACTTCCCTTACATTAACCCGGTGGATGTGTTCTCCCCTCCGGCTTGGGTGAAGGACGCGGTGTTCTATCAGATCTTCCCGGAGCGTTTCGCAAACGGTGATCCTTCGCTGAACCCGGAAACAACGGAAGCCTGGGGCGGCAAACCAACGCCAACAAATTTCTTCGGGGGAGACCTGCAAGGCGTGCTGGATCATCTGGACTATTTGGCCGAGCTTGGCATTAACGCGGTCTATTTCACCCCGCTGTTTGAAGCAACAACCAATCATAAATACGATACCGAGAACTATATGCAGGTGGACCGTCATTTTGGCACAAACGAGAAGCTGAAGGAGCTAGTCGAGGAATGTCACAAGCGCGGAATCCGGTTGCTGCTGGATGCGGTGTTTAACCATGCGGGCCGTACGTTCCCTCCTTTTGCGGATCTGCTTAAAAATGGCGAGAAATCCGTCTATGCGAACTGGTTCCATGTGCGGGAATGGCCGCTCCGGATTGAGGACGGCATCCCTACTTACGAGACATTTGCCTTTGAGCCGATGATGCCTAAGCTGAATACGGAAAATCCGGACGTGAAAGCCTACTTATTCAATGTGGCGCGTTATTGGATTGAGAAAATCGGAATCGACGGCTGGCGGCTTGACGTGGCCAACGAGGTGGATCATCAGTTCTGGCGGGAGTTCCGCCAAGCAGTGAAATCCGTAAAGCCGGATGCGTATATCCTCGGCGAGATCTGGCATGACGCGATGATGTGGCTGGAGGGCGACCAGTTCGACGCGGTGATGAACTATCCGTTTACGAATGCGGTGCTCGACTTCTTCGGACATCAGACGATTAACGGCAAAACCTTTGCCGATGCCATTGGCCGGCAGCTTGCCGCTTATCCGCAGCAGGTAACGGAGACGGCATTCAACCTGCTGGACAGCCATGATACTCCGCGCCTACTGACGATTTGCGGCGATGACGCGGATTCGATGAAGCTGGCGGCTCTGTTCCAGCTGACCTATCCGGGTACGCCGTGCATTTATTACGGCGATGAAGTAGGCATGGACGGCGATGGCGATCCCGACTGCCGGAAATGCATGGTGTGGGAACCGGAGCAGCAGGATCGGGAGCTGCTCGCATTCTATAAGCAGGCGCTTGCGCTGCGGAGCAAGCACGCCGCGCTGCGCAGCGCAGACATCCGCTTCCTGCAGGCAGCGGATGGCGAAGACGGCGGCGTTATCGTATACGAACGCCGCGAGGGGGACGAGCGCATCCTCGTCGCGATGAATGCGCGAGGGCGCGAGGCCGTTGCCGCCGTGCCATCCGGCGGCAGCTGGGTGTCGCTGCTCGGCGATGAGCAGCGGCTTGAGCCGGCAGCCGGGAAGCTGCAGCTGCGGCTCCCGGGGTACGGCTACGGTATTTGGAAGCAGCTTGTCTAA
- the trxB gene encoding thioredoxin-disulfide reductase, which yields MYKTVIIGTGPAGLTAAIYLARANMEPLVIEGWQPGGQLTTTTEIENFPGFPEGILGSELMSNMRKQAQRFGASFRNGSVKSVDFSKRPYTLDVEGIGEIQAESVILSTGASAKYLGIPGEQENIGRGVSTCATCDGFFFRNKKLIIVGGGDSAMEEAVFLTRFASEVTVVNRREELRASKIMQDRARANEKISWNLNKTPLEVVPGEMGLKGLKVRNNATGEEEFVEADGVFITIGHTPNTKFLSGQIDTDEQGYIIVKPGTSETNIPGVFACGDVQDRQYRQAITAAGSGCMAALDAERFLEAQSHDAVHA from the coding sequence ATGTACAAAACAGTCATTATCGGTACCGGCCCTGCCGGATTAACGGCGGCGATCTATCTGGCGCGCGCAAATATGGAGCCTCTCGTTATTGAAGGCTGGCAGCCAGGCGGTCAGCTCACAACAACAACGGAAATCGAGAACTTCCCGGGCTTCCCTGAAGGCATTCTTGGCAGCGAATTGATGTCCAATATGCGCAAGCAAGCGCAGCGTTTCGGCGCATCCTTCCGCAACGGCTCCGTAAAAAGCGTCGACTTCAGCAAACGTCCTTATACGCTCGACGTTGAAGGCATTGGCGAGATTCAGGCCGAATCCGTCATTCTCTCGACAGGCGCTTCCGCGAAATACCTCGGCATTCCGGGCGAGCAAGAAAACATCGGCCGCGGCGTCAGCACTTGCGCAACTTGCGACGGCTTCTTCTTCCGCAACAAAAAGCTTATCATCGTAGGCGGCGGCGACTCCGCAATGGAAGAAGCGGTGTTCCTGACTCGCTTTGCTTCCGAAGTAACGGTTGTTAACCGTCGCGAAGAGCTCCGCGCTTCGAAAATCATGCAGGACCGCGCACGCGCGAACGAAAAAATCAGCTGGAACCTGAACAAGACTCCGCTTGAAGTCGTTCCTGGCGAAATGGGTCTGAAAGGTCTGAAAGTACGCAACAACGCAACCGGCGAAGAAGAATTCGTAGAAGCGGACGGCGTGTTCATCACGATCGGCCATACGCCTAACACGAAATTCCTCAGCGGCCAAATCGACACCGACGAGCAAGGCTACATCATCGTGAAGCCCGGCACTTCGGAGACCAACATTCCTGGCGTATTCGCATGCGGCGACGTACAAGACCGTCAATACCGTCAAGCGATTACTGCGGCAGGCAGCGGCTGTATGGCAGCTCTGGATGCGGAACGCTTCCTTGAAGCGCAAAGCCATGACGCGGTGCATGCTTAA
- a CDS encoding response regulator transcription factor, with protein sequence MPKILVVDDDPNIRELVSLFLRREGYEVIEATNGEDALNRLEAVKPDLAVIDVMMPKMDGWALCSALRESFDMPLLMLTAKGETAHKVKGFELGADDYVVKPFDPPELIVRVKALLKRYRIASSQVVELGGLSMNRSDFQLVANGEKILLPPKEFELLFKLASYPGKTFTREHLIEQLWGMNYEGDERTVDVHIKRLRERFPEEDFGFRIVTIRGLGYRLEERA encoded by the coding sequence ATGCCGAAAATACTCGTCGTGGATGACGATCCCAATATACGCGAGCTGGTCAGCTTGTTTTTGCGGAGAGAAGGTTACGAAGTGATTGAAGCCACCAACGGAGAAGATGCGTTAAACCGTTTGGAGGCGGTCAAGCCGGATCTCGCGGTGATTGACGTGATGATGCCCAAAATGGACGGCTGGGCCTTATGCTCGGCTTTGCGCGAGTCGTTCGACATGCCGCTCTTGATGCTGACGGCCAAGGGCGAGACGGCTCATAAAGTGAAAGGCTTTGAGCTTGGCGCCGATGATTATGTTGTGAAGCCGTTTGATCCGCCGGAGCTGATCGTCAGGGTCAAGGCTCTTCTTAAGCGGTACCGCATTGCTTCCTCGCAGGTAGTGGAGCTGGGCGGACTTTCGATGAACCGCTCGGACTTCCAGCTTGTCGCGAACGGCGAGAAGATCCTGCTGCCGCCGAAGGAATTCGAATTGCTCTTCAAGCTGGCAAGCTATCCGGGCAAGACCTTCACGAGGGAGCATCTGATCGAGCAGCTGTGGGGGATGAACTACGAAGGGGACGAGCGTACGGTTGACGTACATATTAAGCGGCTTCGCGAGCGGTTCCCGGAGGAGGATTTTGGCTTCCGCATCGTAACGATCCGCGGCCTTGGCTACCGATTGGAGGAGCGGGCATGA
- a CDS encoding sensor histidine kinase codes for MIRSLYVRIAVTFLVIVLVSISIAYYTANQLFRRDLQGQNGLEEMMITRLERLYNDSSPRSLPMFLEQVSSLQEMSIVAVNRNGLVIQVGRTSRAIVNHLTYKTVENIFGGKTERVNYADEHQSGPPSPPAYGRLAQFGNTEWAVFITPDHVRQVRSFQRNTFTILITLLVVGCILILFAARYLVKPLKMMTAATTRIAKGDFGVQLPMSHKNELGELADSINRMAHSLSQLETMRRDFVSNVSHEIQSPLTSIGGFAEALRSEDLTEGDRNRYVGIIKQESSRLSRLSENLLKLASLDSEHHPYKPVTYRLDRQLRDVVLSCEPTWLAKRLTVELLMEETVIKADEDQLSQVWINLLTNSIKFTPEEGKISFQLSEKNGYAVVRISDTGSGIPEEERDRVFERFYKIDPSRDRSEGGSGLGLSIVKKIIDIHGGTIEIEDAEQGAVFVVRLPLNAEPPM; via the coding sequence ATGATCCGCAGCTTATATGTAAGAATAGCGGTGACTTTTCTGGTCATCGTATTAGTAAGTATTAGTATTGCCTATTATACGGCTAACCAGCTGTTCAGGCGGGATCTGCAGGGGCAGAATGGCTTGGAGGAAATGATGATTACCCGGCTGGAGCGGTTGTACAACGATTCGTCTCCGCGCTCCTTGCCGATGTTCCTTGAGCAGGTCTCGAGTCTTCAGGAGATGTCGATCGTTGCGGTTAACCGGAACGGGCTTGTTATTCAAGTCGGACGGACGAGCCGGGCGATTGTGAATCATTTGACTTATAAGACGGTCGAGAACATTTTTGGAGGCAAAACGGAAAGGGTAAACTACGCGGACGAGCATCAGAGCGGGCCGCCTTCTCCTCCGGCATACGGACGCTTGGCTCAATTCGGCAATACGGAATGGGCCGTATTTATTACCCCGGATCATGTCCGGCAGGTCCGAAGCTTCCAACGGAATACGTTCACCATTCTGATTACGCTGCTGGTTGTCGGCTGTATTCTGATCCTGTTCGCTGCCCGTTATCTGGTGAAGCCGCTCAAAATGATGACGGCCGCCACAACCCGCATAGCCAAAGGCGACTTTGGCGTACAGCTTCCGATGTCGCACAAGAACGAGCTGGGCGAGCTTGCGGACAGCATTAACAGGATGGCGCATAGCTTGTCGCAGCTGGAGACGATGCGACGCGATTTCGTATCCAACGTATCGCATGAAATCCAGTCTCCGCTCACCTCAATCGGGGGGTTTGCCGAGGCGCTGCGCAGCGAGGATTTGACGGAAGGGGACCGGAATCGTTATGTTGGTATTATTAAGCAGGAGAGCAGCCGTCTATCCCGCTTAAGCGAAAATCTGCTGAAGCTGGCATCACTCGATTCCGAGCATCACCCGTACAAGCCGGTCACCTACCGGCTGGACAGGCAGCTCCGCGACGTCGTCTTGTCCTGTGAGCCGACCTGGCTTGCGAAGCGGCTGACGGTAGAGCTGTTAATGGAAGAAACCGTGATTAAAGCCGACGAGGATCAGTTGAGCCAGGTATGGATCAACCTGCTTACCAACAGCATTAAATTTACGCCGGAGGAAGGCAAAATCTCGTTCCAGCTGTCGGAGAAAAACGGCTATGCCGTCGTCCGAATCTCCGATACGGGCAGCGGAATACCGGAGGAGGAACGGGACCGGGTATTTGAACGGTTTTACAAAATCGATCCGTCGAGGGACCGTTCCGAGGGCGGAAGCGGGCTTGGCTTATCTATTGTGAAGAAGATTATCGACATTCATGGCGGAACGATCGAGATCGAGGACGCGGAGCAAGGGGCGGTATTTGTCGTCCGGCTGCCGCTGAACGCAGAACCGCCAATGTGA
- the galU gene encoding UTP--glucose-1-phosphate uridylyltransferase GalU — MFHEKKRQQVRKAIIPAGGLGTRFLPATKAQPKEMLPIIDKPAIQYIVEEAVQSGIDSIIIVSGRHKRAIEDHFDKSYELEKELEERGNEEMLAIVRDISHLADIYYVRQKEPLGLGHAVLCARRFIGDEPFAVLLGDDILRSEPPCLQQMIHQYEETGSSVVALMEVPWNQTHKYGIAAFDNADPSRNRILDLIEKPAPGQAPSNWAVVGRYVLDPAIFELLEHARPGKAGEIQLTDSLQQLNHFAPILAHRFTGKRHDVGDKLGFVKATIDFALEREDLSEEVRKYLRERLG; from the coding sequence ATGTTTCATGAGAAGAAGAGGCAGCAGGTACGCAAAGCCATTATTCCGGCAGGGGGACTCGGTACGCGATTCCTGCCCGCTACCAAGGCGCAGCCGAAGGAAATGCTTCCGATTATCGATAAGCCGGCTATTCAATATATTGTAGAAGAAGCGGTGCAGTCCGGCATCGACAGCATCATTATCGTCAGCGGGAGGCATAAGCGGGCGATCGAGGACCATTTTGACAAATCTTATGAATTGGAAAAAGAACTCGAGGAACGCGGCAACGAAGAGATGCTCGCCATCGTCCGGGATATCTCGCATCTGGCCGATATCTATTACGTCCGTCAGAAGGAGCCGCTTGGGCTTGGACATGCTGTTCTATGCGCGCGGCGTTTTATCGGGGACGAGCCGTTTGCGGTGCTGCTTGGCGATGACATCCTGCGTTCCGAGCCGCCATGCCTGCAGCAGATGATCCATCAGTACGAGGAGACGGGCTCCTCGGTTGTCGCCCTGATGGAAGTGCCTTGGAATCAGACGCATAAATACGGCATCGCTGCTTTTGATAACGCTGATCCTTCCCGTAACCGCATTCTTGACCTGATCGAAAAGCCTGCGCCAGGGCAGGCGCCATCCAATTGGGCGGTCGTTGGGCGGTATGTGCTGGATCCGGCGATCTTCGAGCTGCTGGAGCATGCTAGGCCCGGCAAGGCCGGGGAAATTCAGCTGACGGACAGCCTTCAGCAGCTGAATCATTTCGCTCCGATTCTGGCGCATCGCTTCACGGGCAAACGCCATGACGTGGGCGATAAGCTGGGCTTCGTGAAAGCGACGATTGATTTCGCCCTGGAGCGGGAGGATCTGTCGGAGGAAGTCCGCAAATATTTGCGCGAGCGCCTCGGCTAA